One genomic segment of Pseudonocardia sp. T1-2H includes these proteins:
- a CDS encoding FmdB family zinc ribbon protein, with protein MPTYAFRCPRCGEFDLVRPMADAGAPASCPECAAPARRVFGAPALRSLDPGMRRALDTSAASADAPAVVGGVPGRSRQAIPTSTDPRHARLPRP; from the coding sequence GTGCCGACCTACGCCTTCCGCTGTCCGCGTTGCGGCGAGTTCGACCTGGTCCGGCCCATGGCCGACGCCGGTGCGCCCGCGTCCTGCCCGGAGTGCGCGGCCCCGGCCCGCCGGGTGTTCGGCGCGCCGGCCCTGCGCTCCCTCGACCCCGGGATGCGCCGGGCGCTGGACACGAGCGCCGCGAGCGCGGACGCGCCGGCCGTCGTCGGCGGGGTCCCCGGGCGCAGCCGGCAGGCGATCCCGACGAGCACCGACCCCCGCCACGCCCGTCTTCCCCGTCCCTGA
- the fmdA gene encoding formamidase has protein sequence MPDVVFSVDQARSMRDQAVPGHNRWHPDVPPAVTVRPDSTIRVECREWTDGQIGNNDSANDVRDVDLTHAHMLSGPIAIEGAEPGDLLVVDILDLGPVPQETGDSPGQGWGYTGIFSKQNGGGFLTDRFPDAYKAIWDFAGQKCTSRHIPGVSYTGITHPGLFGTAPSPELLGRWNARERALIATDPDRVPALALPPLEENTLGGTASGDVLAAIARDGARTVPARENGGNHDIKNFTRGSRVFYPVHVPGALFSGGDLHFSQGDGEITFCGAIEMGGFIDFHVDLIKGGMETYGVTTNPILIPGNVEPRYSEFLTFIGIGVDHESDTQLYNDATVAYRNACLNAVTYLEKFGYSGPQAYLLLGSAPIEGRVSGVVDIPNACCSLYLPTAIFDDDIRPSASGPTRRDRGSCAVSS, from the coding sequence GTGCCCGACGTCGTCTTCTCCGTCGACCAGGCTCGTTCCATGCGGGACCAGGCTGTCCCCGGCCACAACCGCTGGCATCCGGACGTCCCGCCCGCCGTCACCGTCCGCCCGGACTCCACGATCCGTGTCGAGTGCCGGGAGTGGACGGACGGGCAGATCGGCAACAACGACTCCGCGAACGACGTGCGCGACGTGGACCTCACGCACGCGCACATGCTCTCCGGGCCCATCGCCATCGAGGGCGCGGAGCCGGGGGACCTGCTCGTCGTCGACATCCTGGACCTCGGCCCCGTCCCGCAGGAGACCGGTGACTCACCCGGCCAGGGCTGGGGCTACACCGGGATCTTCTCGAAGCAGAACGGCGGCGGGTTCCTCACCGACCGCTTCCCCGACGCGTACAAGGCGATCTGGGACTTCGCCGGGCAGAAGTGCACGTCCCGGCACATCCCGGGGGTCAGCTACACGGGTATCACGCACCCCGGCCTGTTCGGGACGGCGCCGTCGCCCGAGCTCCTCGGCCGGTGGAACGCCCGCGAGCGGGCGCTGATCGCCACGGACCCGGACCGCGTGCCGGCGCTCGCCCTGCCCCCGCTCGAGGAGAACACGCTGGGCGGCACCGCGAGCGGGGACGTGCTGGCCGCGATCGCCCGGGACGGCGCGCGGACCGTCCCCGCGCGGGAGAACGGCGGCAACCACGACATCAAGAACTTCACCCGCGGCTCGCGCGTCTTCTACCCGGTGCACGTCCCCGGTGCCCTGTTCTCCGGCGGCGACCTGCACTTCTCCCAGGGCGACGGCGAGATCACCTTCTGCGGCGCGATCGAGATGGGCGGGTTCATCGACTTCCACGTCGACCTCATCAAGGGCGGCATGGAGACCTACGGCGTCACGACCAACCCCATCCTCATCCCGGGCAACGTCGAGCCGCGGTACTCGGAGTTCCTGACCTTCATCGGCATCGGCGTGGACCACGAGTCGGACACCCAGCTCTACAACGACGCGACGGTCGCCTACCGCAACGCGTGCCTCAACGCCGTCACCTACCTGGAGAAGTTCGGGTACTCGGGGCCGCAGGCGTACCTGCTCCTCGGGTCCGCGCCGATCGAGGGCCGGGTCTCCGGCGTCGTCGACATCCCGAACGCCTGCTGCTCGCTCTACCTGCCCACGGCGATCTTCGACGACGACATCCGGCCGTCGGCGAGCGGTCCGACCCGCAGGGACCGGGGCAGCTGCGCGGTGTCGTCATGA
- a CDS encoding alpha/beta fold hydrolase has translation MTGPEAPYEVHEIQNFTLECGATLRPATIAYQTYGELNADKSNAIVYPTWYSGRHWDNEWLIGDGMALDPARWFIIVPNMLGNGLSSSPSNTPPPWDRARFPRISVRDNVESQYRLVTEAFGIETLPLVLGWSMGAGQTYQWAVSHPEMVQRMLPFCGSPRTAPHNKVFLDSLRAALTASVGFDGGWYPPDDWPVTGLRAFARIYAGWGFSQAFYWDEVWRELGYTSLEDFCVGFWEGFFLDGRDPNNLLTMLDTWWQGDVGTTPGFSSTEEALGSIRAKAIVMPAEKDLYFPPEDERWAVSHMRDAELRVIPGVWGHFAGGGANPVDTAFIDAAVAELLAR, from the coding sequence ATGACCGGACCCGAGGCGCCGTACGAGGTCCACGAGATCCAGAACTTCACGCTGGAGTGCGGCGCCACGCTGCGCCCGGCGACGATCGCCTACCAGACGTACGGGGAGCTGAACGCCGACAAGAGCAACGCGATCGTCTACCCGACCTGGTACTCCGGGCGGCATTGGGACAACGAGTGGCTCATCGGCGACGGCATGGCGCTCGACCCGGCGCGGTGGTTCATCATCGTGCCGAACATGCTGGGCAACGGGCTCTCGTCGTCGCCGTCGAACACCCCACCGCCGTGGGACCGGGCCCGGTTCCCACGGATCTCGGTGCGGGACAACGTCGAGTCGCAGTACCGGCTCGTCACCGAGGCGTTCGGCATCGAGACCCTGCCGCTCGTGCTCGGCTGGTCCATGGGCGCGGGGCAGACCTACCAGTGGGCGGTCAGCCACCCGGAGATGGTGCAGCGGATGCTGCCGTTCTGCGGGTCCCCGCGGACCGCCCCGCACAACAAGGTCTTCCTCGACTCGCTGCGGGCGGCACTCACCGCGTCCGTCGGGTTCGACGGCGGCTGGTACCCCCCGGACGACTGGCCGGTGACCGGGCTGCGCGCATTCGCCCGGATCTACGCCGGCTGGGGCTTCTCCCAGGCCTTCTACTGGGACGAGGTCTGGCGCGAGCTCGGCTACACCTCGCTGGAGGACTTCTGCGTCGGCTTCTGGGAGGGTTTCTTCCTCGACGGCCGGGACCCGAACAACCTGCTGACCATGCTCGACACCTGGTGGCAGGGCGACGTCGGGACCACGCCCGGCTTCTCCTCCACGGAGGAGGCCCTGGGCTCGATCCGGGCGAAGGCGATCGTGATGCCGGCGGAGAAGGACCTGTACTTCCCGCCGGAGGACGAGCGGTGGGCCGTCTCGCACATGCGGGACGCCGAGCTGCGGGTGATCCCCGGGGTGTGGGGGCACTTCGCGGGCGGCGGGGCGAACCCGGTGGACACGGCGTTCATCGACGCCGCGGTCGCCGAGCTGCTGGCCCGGTGA
- a CDS encoding helicase-related protein has product MERVGELDLPGLVYAATRKEAEAYAGELAARGVRAAAYHAGLRRAVRDEVHEGFLGGSFDVVAATSAFGMGIDKPDVRFVLHAASPGSLDAYYQQIGRAGRDGRPAVAELHHHHDDLRLQRFLTAHRPKPAALRAVLDALADGPRAARDLGEAAGLSPARRTNAVNLLEQVGAVHTSGEGRVALAGQAPAEQAVDAAVAAAERHRRLVRSRIDVVREYAEATGCRRRHLLGYFGEQRDEACGHCDTCERGTAQERVPTDDDGLTSSTPVRHPKWGDGVVLSTEDDRFTVLFDDHGYTTLSRDAVREHDLLEVRENG; this is encoded by the coding sequence CTGGAACGGGTCGGCGAGCTGGACCTCCCCGGGCTCGTCTACGCCGCGACACGCAAGGAGGCCGAGGCGTACGCCGGGGAGCTGGCGGCCCGCGGGGTCCGTGCGGCGGCCTATCACGCGGGGTTGCGCCGGGCCGTGCGCGACGAGGTGCACGAGGGGTTCCTCGGGGGCTCGTTCGACGTCGTCGCCGCCACGTCGGCGTTCGGCATGGGCATCGACAAGCCAGACGTGCGGTTCGTCCTGCACGCGGCCTCGCCCGGGTCGCTCGACGCGTACTACCAGCAGATCGGCCGGGCGGGCCGGGACGGCCGGCCCGCCGTCGCGGAGCTGCACCACCATCACGACGACCTGCGGCTGCAGCGGTTCCTCACCGCCCACCGGCCGAAACCGGCCGCGCTGCGCGCCGTGCTGGACGCCCTGGCGGACGGGCCGAGGGCGGCGCGCGACCTCGGCGAGGCGGCGGGGCTGTCACCGGCCCGGCGGACCAACGCCGTCAACCTGCTCGAACAGGTGGGTGCCGTGCACACGTCCGGCGAGGGCCGGGTCGCCCTGGCCGGGCAGGCGCCCGCGGAGCAGGCGGTGGACGCCGCCGTCGCGGCGGCGGAGCGGCACCGCCGGCTCGTCCGCTCGCGGATCGACGTGGTCCGCGAGTACGCCGAGGCGACCGGCTGCCGCCGCCGTCATCTGCTCGGCTACTTCGGCGAGCAGCGGGACGAGGCCTGCGGCCACTGCGACACCTGCGAGCGCGGCACCGCGCAGGAGCGCGTTCCCACCGACGACGACGGCCTCACGTCGAGCACCCCGGTCCGGCATCCGAAGTGGGGCGACGGCGTGGTGCTCTCGACCGAGGACGACCGGTTCACCGTCCTGTTCGACGACCACGGCTACACGACGCTCTCCCGGGACGCGGTGCGCGAGCACGACCTGCTGGAGGTCCGCGAGAACGGGTGA